In one Achromobacter spanius genomic region, the following are encoded:
- a CDS encoding SMP-30/gluconolactonase/LRE family protein produces the protein MQIERIGTVRAALGECPVWDAVGNALWMLDCRSGQLLRVNPDSGATREWTLPAPAGSFALNRDDEVIVALKETFALVSLIDGTLRTLARIDDSHPHLRLNDGAPLPDGSFVAGTMHIHRQNGEAPLGGLYRVDTQGNVHRIAQGLGVVNGPVMHPDGQHFHVCDSAQRKVFRYRMDEVGCLSSPEVFVDTDALKSAPDGCCFDRDGGLWTALVHAAAIARFDANGKLDRRIELPVAHPASLCFGGPDLSDIFVTTISDSGRLTASGPLDGALLRIRGAGAVGAPRGRCRIRP, from the coding sequence ATGCAGATTGAGCGTATCGGCACGGTTCGCGCCGCGTTGGGCGAGTGCCCGGTGTGGGACGCGGTGGGCAATGCCTTGTGGATGCTGGACTGCCGCAGCGGGCAGTTGCTGAGGGTGAATCCGGACAGCGGCGCTACACGTGAATGGACCTTACCCGCGCCGGCGGGTTCGTTCGCGCTGAATCGCGATGACGAAGTCATCGTGGCGCTGAAAGAGACCTTTGCGCTGGTCAGCCTGATCGATGGCACGCTGCGCACGCTGGCGCGCATCGACGACAGCCATCCGCATCTGCGCTTGAACGACGGCGCGCCGCTACCCGATGGCAGTTTCGTGGCCGGCACCATGCACATACACCGGCAAAATGGCGAAGCACCGCTGGGCGGCTTGTATCGCGTGGACACACAGGGCAATGTCCACCGCATCGCGCAAGGCTTGGGCGTGGTGAACGGCCCGGTCATGCATCCGGACGGGCAGCATTTTCATGTGTGCGATAGCGCGCAGCGCAAGGTGTTTCGGTATCGCATGGATGAGGTGGGTTGCTTGTCATCCCCGGAAGTCTTCGTTGACACCGACGCGTTGAAGTCGGCCCCGGACGGCTGCTGCTTTGATCGGGATGGCGGCTTGTGGACCGCGCTGGTGCATGCGGCAGCCATCGCGCGCTTCGATGCGAACGGCAAGCTGGATCGCCGCATCGAGCTGCCGGTCGCGCATCCGGCGTCGCTATGTTTTGGCGGCCCCGATCTGTCGGATATCTTTGTCACCACGATCAGCGACAGCGGCCGCCTGACGGCCTCGGGCCCGTTGGATGGGGCCTTGCTGCGCATTCGGGGTGCGGGCGCCGTGGGCGCGCCGCGCGGGCGGTGCCGCATTCGCCCCTGA
- a CDS encoding acyl-CoA dehydrogenase family protein: MSSEELRPEEFAQAADAAITDALSRQDPHEMAAVLAQAGLCGVLADEADGGLGLDLAFALPIAHAAGRLQLPLPLAEQMLLARALAGTPHAAALVAGERLAGIAWQGSLQEGFARLDHGPADWVLVVDGDGAALVDARDVARETQPMLDPEHPQIWLTLQGAPVLTRLDARAWAALQRAARLLLAEFANGAAEGALQAAATYLAARVQFGRPLSAKQAVRHLLARMRLVQDVSSAAIRRAMHTDEFGAPRDTRPALAGAISNAAFVIEKAIHLHGGMGFTWELPLHPALRAVRKLDAAFNGLSRAVGRDFIESV; the protein is encoded by the coding sequence ATGAGCAGCGAAGAACTGCGGCCCGAAGAGTTTGCGCAAGCCGCCGACGCGGCCATCACTGATGCGCTGTCGCGCCAGGATCCGCATGAGATGGCCGCCGTGCTGGCGCAGGCCGGCCTGTGCGGCGTGCTGGCGGACGAAGCTGACGGCGGCCTGGGCCTGGACCTGGCATTCGCCTTGCCGATCGCGCACGCGGCGGGCCGGCTGCAACTGCCCCTGCCGCTGGCCGAACAGATGTTGCTGGCCCGCGCGCTGGCCGGTACGCCGCACGCGGCTGCCCTGGTGGCGGGCGAACGGCTGGCCGGCATCGCCTGGCAAGGCAGCTTGCAGGAAGGCTTTGCCCGCTTGGACCACGGCCCCGCGGATTGGGTGTTGGTGGTCGATGGCGACGGCGCGGCGCTGGTGGATGCGCGTGACGTGGCGCGGGAGACACAGCCCATGCTGGACCCCGAGCATCCTCAGATCTGGCTGACCTTGCAGGGCGCGCCGGTGTTGACGCGGCTTGATGCGCGCGCATGGGCCGCGCTGCAACGCGCCGCCCGCTTGCTGCTGGCCGAGTTCGCCAACGGCGCGGCTGAAGGGGCGCTGCAAGCCGCTGCCACCTACCTGGCCGCCCGCGTGCAATTTGGCCGCCCGCTGTCGGCCAAGCAGGCTGTGCGCCACTTGCTGGCCCGCATGCGCTTGGTGCAGGACGTGTCCAGCGCCGCCATCCGCCGCGCCATGCACACCGACGAATTCGGCGCACCGCGCGACACCCGGCCCGCGTTGGCCGGCGCCATCAGCAACGCCGCCTTCGTCATCGAGAAAGCCATCCACCTGCACGGCGGCATGGGCTTTACCTGGGAGCTGCCCTTGCACCCCGCGCTGCGCGCGGTGCGCAAGCTGGATGCGGCGTTCAACGGTTTGTCGCGCGCAGTCGGCCGCGATTTCATTGAATCGGTGTAG
- a CDS encoding SDR family NAD(P)-dependent oxidoreductase, whose product METVLLTGAASGIGCATAWRLARLGRRCVLVDRNAEALDALLTALRSEHAGSDHLARVADLTDPEQINALADDVPPLDAIINNAGMTDASNLPAVEQADDNWQRLLDLNLHAPARLLRALHGRLTRHARIVNVASGAGLRAIPLRGAYSPSKAGLIAQTQALAQAHPERRVSVLCPGFVQTELVDGLIASGRLDPVRAVAKIPLGRLAAPEEIACALAFLASDHAALVSGGRLSVDGGSSVFGGSQAYAPAASRKRPVIRRCP is encoded by the coding sequence ATGGAAACGGTGCTGTTGACGGGCGCGGCCAGCGGCATCGGCTGCGCCACGGCCTGGCGGCTGGCACGACTGGGACGGCGCTGCGTGCTGGTGGACCGCAATGCGGAAGCGCTTGATGCGCTGCTGACGGCGCTGCGGTCAGAGCACGCGGGCAGTGATCATCTTGCCCGCGTCGCGGACCTGACCGATCCCGAGCAGATCAACGCGCTGGCCGACGACGTGCCGCCGCTGGACGCCATCATCAACAACGCGGGCATGACGGACGCCAGCAATCTGCCCGCCGTCGAACAAGCCGATGACAACTGGCAGCGGCTGCTGGACCTGAACCTGCACGCGCCGGCACGGCTGCTGCGCGCCCTGCACGGACGGCTGACGCGGCATGCGCGCATCGTCAATGTGGCCTCGGGCGCGGGGCTGCGCGCGATTCCGTTGCGCGGCGCATATAGCCCCAGCAAGGCCGGACTGATCGCGCAAACCCAAGCCTTGGCGCAGGCGCACCCGGAACGTCGCGTCAGCGTGCTGTGTCCCGGATTCGTGCAAACAGAGCTGGTCGACGGACTGATCGCATCCGGCCGACTGGACCCCGTGCGCGCGGTCGCCAAGATTCCATTGGGCCGATTGGCCGCCCCCGAGGAAATCGCCTGCGCCCTGGCCTTTCTGGCCAGCGACCACGCGGCACTCGTCTCGGGCGGCCGCTTGTCCGTAGACGGCGGATCGTCGGTGTTTGGCGGCAGCCAAGCCTATGCCCCAGCAGCATCGCGCAAGCGTCCTGTGATACGCCGTTGTCCTTGA
- a CDS encoding carboxymuconolactone decarboxylase family protein encodes MHPLDDLDAIKSRFIAARGYWRPWTEALLRANPAFLLHYADYAGYPARTGPLTPRMVELVYVALDASATHLYEPGLATHLRMAREAGASEADVFDVLHLVTVQGLSAVLQAADVLHQAAPVATLPPDEPLCARIHARWPEQAPSLLRLAAQDPGYVAVLLDFVEGGAPAAGLTPAERLLVRIALHACFTQADRQTLQTLIPHALAEGVARAEILQVIQLGAHLAVHGASLGATAYAKMTGGVAPPADGPA; translated from the coding sequence ATGCACCCACTAGACGACCTGGACGCCATCAAATCGCGCTTCATCGCCGCACGCGGCTATTGGCGGCCATGGACCGAAGCGCTACTGCGCGCCAACCCCGCATTTCTGTTGCACTACGCGGACTACGCGGGGTATCCGGCGCGAACCGGGCCGTTGACACCCCGCATGGTGGAACTGGTTTATGTGGCGCTGGATGCCTCGGCCACGCATCTGTACGAGCCCGGTCTGGCGACCCATCTGCGCATGGCGCGTGAAGCCGGCGCCAGCGAAGCCGATGTGTTCGACGTGCTGCATCTGGTCACCGTGCAAGGCCTGAGCGCCGTGCTGCAAGCCGCCGACGTGCTGCATCAAGCCGCCCCGGTCGCAACCTTGCCCCCGGATGAACCCCTTTGCGCCCGCATTCATGCGCGATGGCCCGAACAAGCGCCAAGCCTGCTGCGACTGGCGGCGCAAGACCCTGGCTACGTGGCCGTGCTGCTCGATTTTGTTGAAGGCGGCGCGCCGGCCGCTGGCTTGACACCCGCCGAGCGGCTATTGGTGCGCATCGCGCTGCACGCCTGCTTCACGCAGGCAGACCGCCAAACGTTGCAGACGCTGATCCCGCATGCGCTGGCCGAAGGCGTCGCGCGTGCCGAGATCCTGCAAGTGATTCAGTTGGGCGCGCATCTGGCCGTGCATGGCGCGTCATTGGGCGCAACGGCTTACGCAAAGATGACGGGTGGCGTTGCGCCACCAGCGGACGGCCCTGCTTGA
- a CDS encoding enoyl-CoA hydratase/isomerase family protein produces the protein MSEATVTLEVNEGVALVTLNSPPVNALNRAMRRRIVAIFDEISERDDIRCAVLTGHGKVFCAGADLKDRPNADIAGDFLEHNRITRETGNAIKECAKPVIAAVNGAALGAGLGLMAACDIMYASDNATFGMPEINVGLAGGASMLRTLVGRSTLRRMFFTGQRLSAHDLLRRNVLEDVLPPDQLLPTALALAHEIASKAPLAVLYAKRAANMVDLMPQRDAYRFEQDFTMTLAKTEDAREARMAFLEKRQPQFKGR, from the coding sequence ATGAGCGAGGCCACCGTCACTCTGGAAGTCAATGAAGGCGTTGCGCTCGTCACGCTGAACAGCCCGCCCGTCAACGCACTGAACCGCGCCATGCGCCGCCGCATCGTCGCCATCTTCGACGAAATATCCGAACGCGACGACATACGCTGCGCGGTGCTGACCGGCCATGGCAAGGTGTTTTGCGCTGGTGCGGACTTGAAAGACCGCCCCAACGCCGACATCGCCGGCGACTTCCTGGAACACAACCGCATCACCCGCGAAACCGGCAACGCCATCAAGGAATGCGCCAAGCCCGTGATCGCCGCCGTGAATGGCGCGGCGCTGGGCGCGGGGCTGGGGCTGATGGCTGCGTGCGACATCATGTACGCATCGGACAACGCCACCTTCGGCATGCCCGAGATCAACGTCGGCCTGGCGGGCGGCGCGTCCATGTTGCGCACGCTGGTGGGCCGCTCCACCCTGCGCCGCATGTTCTTCACCGGCCAGCGTCTCAGCGCGCATGACCTGTTGCGCCGCAACGTACTGGAAGACGTGTTGCCGCCTGACCAGTTGCTGCCGACGGCGCTGGCGCTGGCGCATGAAATCGCATCCAAGGCGCCGCTGGCCGTGCTGTATGCCAAGCGCGCGGCCAACATGGTTGACCTGATGCCGCAACGCGACGCCTACCGCTTCGAGCAGGACTTCACGATGACGCTGGCCAAGACGGAAGATGCCCGCGAGGCGCGCATGGCCTTCCTGGAAAAGCGCCAGCCGCAATTCAAGGGGCGCTGA
- a CDS encoding acetate--CoA ligase family protein, translating into MAQTAQAHNPQPAGAGLTPFFKASSIAIVGASDDVTKIGGRPVHMLIKHGYAGAVYPINPKGGVIQGLPAYVSVRDTPTAPELAILAVPASATPAALRDCAARGTKAAIVLSAGFTEAGPAGTALQAELVAIAREHGMRVLGPNCLGAVNVADRLIGSFSIALEEHMPPVGHAGIVSQSGNVGSHTMQSVARRGMGVSCFIATGNEADVDVADGIAALADDPDTHIILCCMETCRDATKLISALRLARQRGKPVIVLKIGSTEKGQQAAASHTGALTGSDAVIDAVFRRHGVLRVRSVEALIDIGHAASMLMPNRLPRNDAVTLVAASGGFGIMMADAMSEAGMTLPALAPLTQQRIHEAVPTASTGNPVDASAQMSSRPDILGKMLTALLEDPSDSSLLLFMSLSLYNTRLRGIYLEALAQVRASHSDRLLMIISQGPADAIEQINALGIPVFGSIDAAATGLAGLARLGRLRGKGEAETVAAPQAARAVDPIVFKNEFHAKQALGDAGIDVPREVVATDADAAVRAADAIGYPVVLKIASEDVAHKTEAGGVALDVADAQAVREAHARILANVARHAPSARIDGVLVAPLLRGGTEMIAGVSQDPVFGPIVMVGMGGIFAEVLNDVAVQAAPVTEDEALAMIRSLKMFPILDGARGQAKADIAAAARSVARLSEFAFRHRDDIADIDMNPILVRPQGQGVVVLDALMIPRAAPAPQGQA; encoded by the coding sequence ATGGCGCAGACCGCACAAGCGCACAATCCGCAACCCGCGGGCGCCGGGCTGACGCCGTTTTTCAAGGCAAGCAGCATCGCCATCGTGGGTGCGTCGGACGACGTCACCAAGATCGGCGGTCGGCCCGTGCATATGCTGATCAAGCATGGCTATGCCGGCGCCGTGTATCCCATCAACCCCAAGGGCGGCGTCATCCAGGGCTTGCCCGCCTACGTCTCGGTGCGCGACACGCCCACCGCCCCCGAACTGGCGATTCTGGCGGTGCCCGCCAGCGCCACGCCCGCCGCCTTGCGTGACTGCGCGGCGCGCGGCACCAAGGCCGCCATCGTGCTGTCGGCGGGGTTCACGGAAGCAGGCCCTGCCGGCACCGCGCTGCAAGCCGAGCTGGTTGCCATTGCGCGCGAACATGGCATGCGCGTGTTGGGGCCGAACTGCCTGGGCGCGGTCAATGTGGCCGACCGCCTGATCGGCTCGTTCTCGATCGCGCTGGAAGAACACATGCCGCCCGTTGGGCACGCGGGCATCGTGTCGCAGTCGGGCAACGTGGGCAGCCACACCATGCAAAGCGTGGCCCGGCGCGGCATGGGCGTCAGCTGCTTCATCGCGACCGGCAACGAGGCGGACGTGGACGTGGCGGATGGCATCGCGGCGCTGGCCGACGACCCGGACACGCACATCATCCTGTGCTGCATGGAAACCTGCCGCGACGCCACCAAGCTGATCAGCGCGCTGCGCCTGGCGCGCCAGCGCGGCAAGCCGGTCATCGTGTTGAAGATCGGCTCCACTGAAAAAGGCCAGCAGGCGGCCGCCTCGCACACCGGCGCGCTGACCGGATCCGATGCCGTCATCGACGCCGTCTTCCGCCGCCACGGCGTGCTGCGCGTGCGCTCGGTGGAAGCGCTGATCGACATTGGCCACGCGGCGTCGATGCTGATGCCGAACCGGCTGCCGCGCAACGACGCGGTGACGCTGGTGGCGGCGTCGGGTGGCTTTGGCATCATGATGGCCGACGCCATGAGCGAGGCCGGCATGACCCTGCCCGCCTTGGCGCCGCTGACGCAGCAACGCATCCATGAAGCCGTGCCCACCGCCAGCACCGGCAACCCGGTCGACGCGTCGGCGCAGATGTCGAGCCGGCCGGACATCCTGGGAAAGATGCTGACCGCGTTGCTGGAAGACCCGTCGGACAGTTCGCTGCTGCTGTTCATGTCGCTGTCGCTGTACAACACGCGGCTGCGCGGCATCTACCTGGAAGCGCTGGCGCAGGTACGCGCGAGCCACTCCGATCGTCTGCTGATGATCATCAGCCAGGGGCCGGCGGACGCCATCGAACAGATCAACGCGCTGGGTATCCCCGTGTTCGGCAGCATCGACGCCGCGGCGACGGGCCTGGCGGGGTTGGCACGGCTAGGACGGCTGCGTGGGAAGGGCGAGGCGGAGACTGTGGCGGCGCCGCAGGCCGCTCGCGCCGTTGACCCCATCGTCTTCAAGAATGAATTCCACGCCAAGCAGGCGCTGGGTGACGCGGGCATCGACGTGCCGCGCGAAGTGGTCGCCACGGATGCCGACGCGGCCGTGCGCGCCGCTGACGCCATCGGCTACCCCGTCGTGCTGAAGATCGCGTCGGAGGACGTGGCGCACAAGACCGAGGCCGGCGGCGTGGCGCTGGACGTGGCCGATGCGCAAGCCGTGCGCGAGGCCCACGCGCGCATTCTTGCCAACGTGGCGCGCCACGCGCCCAGCGCCCGCATTGACGGCGTGCTGGTGGCGCCCCTGCTGCGCGGCGGCACGGAGATGATCGCGGGCGTATCGCAAGACCCGGTCTTCGGGCCGATCGTCATGGTGGGCATGGGCGGCATCTTTGCCGAAGTGCTGAACGACGTGGCGGTGCAGGCCGCCCCCGTCACTGAAGACGAGGCGCTGGCGATGATCCGGTCGTTGAAAATGTTTCCGATTCTGGACGGCGCGCGCGGACAGGCCAAGGCCGATATCGCGGCGGCGGCACGCAGCGTAGCCCGCCTGTCGGAATTTGCCTTCCGCCATCGCGACGACATTGCCGACATCGACATGAACCCCATTCTGGTAAGGCCCCAGGGCCAGGGCGTGGTGGTGCTGGACGCGTTGATGATTCCACGCGCCGCCCCCGCACCGCAAGGACAAGCATGA
- a CDS encoding LysR family transcriptional regulator has translation MDRLRAMELFLSISKTESFSETARQFGVSATSVSRMITEFENELNVKLLLRSTRQVVLTEAGQEYAQQLESILWNINEAHRNITEIRAAPKGILRVHSRMMFGLGVLPPLVAAFRQQYPDIHIELVLTEAKADLRRNNFDIDFRISPPVEAGLKRRILFKSERFLVASPAYLAKRPAPALPADIAQHDCLAYLLPGDQTCWRFKQEEAIEEVLIKPRHVTNNGVALLELALLGEGIALLDDYTVHNDISRGTLVRLFPDYHVTNTTFEEGMYATILDTAMIPVKIRLFLDFVASHVSGSALRFTAYNKMAAAESP, from the coding sequence ATGGACAGGCTGCGCGCGATGGAGCTCTTTCTATCGATCTCCAAGACCGAGAGTTTCTCTGAAACCGCTCGGCAATTCGGGGTGTCGGCAACGTCGGTATCCCGCATGATCACCGAGTTCGAAAACGAGTTGAACGTGAAGCTGCTGCTGCGTTCGACCCGCCAGGTCGTGCTGACTGAAGCCGGCCAGGAATATGCGCAACAGCTTGAATCCATCTTGTGGAACATCAACGAGGCGCATCGCAACATCACCGAAATCCGCGCCGCGCCCAAGGGCATATTGAGGGTGCATTCGCGCATGATGTTCGGCCTGGGCGTGCTGCCGCCGCTGGTAGCCGCCTTCCGCCAACAGTACCCCGACATCCATATTGAACTGGTGCTGACCGAGGCCAAGGCCGACCTGCGCCGCAACAACTTCGACATCGATTTCCGTATATCGCCACCCGTGGAAGCGGGCCTGAAGCGGCGCATCCTGTTCAAGAGCGAACGCTTCCTGGTGGCCTCGCCCGCGTATCTGGCCAAGCGCCCGGCGCCCGCGCTGCCTGCCGATATCGCGCAGCACGATTGCCTGGCCTATCTGCTGCCGGGCGATCAAACCTGCTGGCGCTTCAAGCAGGAAGAGGCCATCGAAGAAGTGCTGATCAAGCCGCGCCACGTCACCAACAACGGCGTTGCGCTGCTGGAACTGGCGCTACTGGGCGAAGGCATTGCGCTTCTGGATGACTACACCGTGCACAACGATATTTCGCGCGGCACGCTGGTGCGTCTATTCCCCGATTACCACGTCACGAATACGACCTTCGAAGAAGGCATGTACGCCACCATTCTGGACACCGCGATGATCCCCGTGAAGATCCGGCTGTTCCTGGATTTCGTGGCCTCGCACGTGTCGGGGTCGGCGCTGCGGTTCACGGCGTATAACAAGATGGCCGCGGCTGAAAGCCCCTGA
- a CDS encoding SDR family NAD(P)-dependent oxidoreductase, giving the protein MQQDLAGRVALVTGAGAGIGRATARVLAARGAIVGINDLKQELVDAAVADITAAGGKAFAVVQNVASRVGIGQAVRQAAEHGSRFDILVNNAAWVRYQSAAEIQADTMDRMLDIGFKAVIWGIQAAAEAMDPARGGAIVNVASTAALKSAPSSMVYSGIKAGVLGITRAAAAELGGRGIRVNAVCPSAVPTEGTQRNRNAERDARRIASTPMGRLGTVEDVASGIAFLASDEARFITAQALVVDGGITFTTL; this is encoded by the coding sequence ATGCAACAAGATCTGGCTGGGCGCGTCGCGCTCGTCACCGGCGCAGGCGCCGGCATCGGCCGCGCAACGGCCCGCGTGCTTGCCGCGCGCGGCGCCATCGTCGGCATCAACGATTTAAAACAGGAACTGGTGGACGCGGCCGTCGCCGACATCACCGCCGCGGGCGGCAAGGCGTTTGCGGTGGTGCAGAACGTGGCCTCGCGCGTAGGCATCGGGCAGGCCGTGCGCCAGGCCGCCGAACATGGCTCGCGCTTTGACATCCTGGTCAACAACGCGGCATGGGTGCGCTACCAAAGCGCCGCAGAGATCCAGGCCGACACGATGGACCGCATGCTGGACATCGGCTTCAAAGCCGTCATCTGGGGCATCCAGGCGGCCGCCGAGGCGATGGACCCGGCACGCGGCGGCGCCATCGTCAACGTGGCGTCCACCGCCGCCCTGAAATCCGCGCCCAGTTCGATGGTGTATTCGGGCATCAAGGCGGGCGTGCTGGGCATCACGCGCGCGGCCGCAGCCGAGCTGGGCGGGCGCGGCATCCGCGTCAACGCCGTCTGCCCGTCGGCCGTGCCAACCGAAGGCACCCAGCGCAACCGCAACGCCGAACGTGACGCGCGCCGCATCGCCAGCACGCCGATGGGACGGCTGGGCACGGTGGAAGACGTGGCCAGCGGCATTGCGTTTCTGGCCAGCGACGAAGCGCGTTTCATCACGGCGCAGGCGCTGGTGGTGGACGGCGGCATCACGTTCACCACGCTCTGA
- a CDS encoding aldose epimerase → MPDFPFADPVNAVERVTISSGAHLAEFAPGGGGRLTRLATGSHDWIVPLNATEWPPGKWPRAGSYPLTPYANRIRDGVFTFNGARHALESVPGRPHAIHGAGLFQPWLVRNHTPDGIDLVLNQPAGVLGWPWPFECVQRYRLDARGLSLSLSLINQGDSPMPCGLGIHPYFTAERVALSARRLWPADADGLPTGSRVKHVRELRRSAEGCDTYLSQWEGRATLQWADGHELALHADPAFAHLVVYTAPGSNFLCVEPVTNVADAFNLAAAGETRTGMQVLEPGARFAVTALMALTPPRGQR, encoded by the coding sequence ATGCCGGATTTTCCCTTCGCCGACCCCGTCAATGCGGTCGAGCGCGTGACGATTTCCAGTGGGGCGCACCTGGCCGAATTCGCGCCTGGGGGCGGTGGGCGCTTGACCCGTTTGGCTACGGGCTCGCATGACTGGATTGTGCCGCTGAACGCCACGGAGTGGCCGCCCGGCAAGTGGCCGCGCGCGGGGTCCTACCCCCTGACGCCGTATGCCAATCGCATTCGCGACGGCGTGTTCACGTTCAATGGCGCGCGCCATGCGCTGGAATCCGTGCCGGGCCGGCCGCATGCCATCCATGGCGCCGGCCTGTTCCAACCCTGGCTGGTGCGCAACCACACGCCGGATGGTATTGACCTGGTGCTGAACCAGCCGGCGGGCGTGCTGGGTTGGCCCTGGCCGTTTGAATGCGTGCAGCGCTACCGGCTGGACGCGCGCGGCCTGAGCCTGTCGCTCAGCCTCATCAATCAGGGCGATTCGCCCATGCCCTGCGGCCTGGGCATCCATCCGTATTTCACCGCCGAGCGCGTGGCGCTGAGCGCGCGGCGCTTGTGGCCCGCCGATGCAGACGGCTTGCCGACAGGCAGCCGGGTCAAGCATGTGCGTGAATTGCGCCGGTCGGCCGAGGGCTGCGATACCTATCTGTCGCAATGGGAAGGGCGCGCCACGCTGCAGTGGGCGGACGGCCACGAACTGGCGCTGCACGCGGATCCGGCGTTTGCGCATCTTGTCGTCTATACCGCGCCCGGCTCGAATTTTCTGTGCGTGGAGCCCGTCACCAATGTGGCGGATGCGTTCAATCTGGCGGCGGCGGGCGAGACTCGCACCGGGATGCAGGTGCTGGAGCCGGGGGCGCGGTTCGCGGTAACGGCCTTGATGGCGCTGACGCCGCCTCGGGGGCAACGCTGA
- a CDS encoding acyl-CoA dehydrogenase family protein, translating to MNAEQQVIVPDPASGAEVYRQHARTWLRAHLPDFMRADSLNWRAATLAESSDWEAAMHQAGLAGMTWPKSYGGHGLTLREHLAVNKEIGALPMPESVSSIGKELAGPIIMAVGNDVQKQAFLPEILAMRQFWCQGFSEPDAGSDLARLRTKAVQEGETWRINGQKIWTSGAAKAHYCLLLTRTGTVADKHRGLLMFAVPMDTPGIRVVPIKSIDGKESFAEVFFDDVIVPDSARLGAPDEGWNAAIRVLSIERATNRMYRPWRFECELRQLLAACKSDARLALSLDDGYVQRRVGDLVAEIDGLKGLVELTVDRMLRGESIGARGSLTKLYWSECHQAFAGLALSLLSQVGPHSSPLARRAQQAFTHAYLFARAETIYAGTTEVQLDVIAQRVMQLPKDLT from the coding sequence ATGAACGCTGAACAACAGGTGATCGTTCCCGACCCCGCTTCGGGCGCCGAAGTCTACCGGCAACACGCGCGCACCTGGCTGCGCGCCCATCTACCGGATTTCATGCGCGCGGACAGCCTGAACTGGCGCGCCGCCACACTGGCCGAAAGCAGCGACTGGGAAGCGGCAATGCATCAGGCCGGCCTGGCGGGCATGACCTGGCCCAAGTCCTATGGCGGCCACGGCCTGACGCTGCGTGAGCATCTGGCGGTGAACAAGGAAATCGGCGCGCTGCCGATGCCAGAAAGCGTCAGTTCCATCGGCAAGGAACTGGCCGGCCCCATCATCATGGCCGTTGGCAACGACGTCCAGAAGCAGGCTTTCCTACCGGAAATCCTGGCCATGCGGCAGTTCTGGTGCCAGGGCTTTTCCGAACCGGACGCCGGGTCGGACCTGGCGCGGCTACGCACGAAGGCCGTGCAGGAAGGCGAAACCTGGCGCATCAACGGTCAGAAAATCTGGACCAGCGGCGCGGCCAAGGCGCATTACTGCCTGCTGCTGACGCGCACCGGCACCGTGGCGGACAAGCACCGGGGGCTGCTGATGTTCGCCGTGCCGATGGACACGCCGGGCATCCGCGTGGTGCCGATCAAGTCGATCGACGGCAAGGAGTCATTCGCCGAAGTCTTTTTTGACGATGTGATCGTGCCCGACAGCGCGCGCCTGGGCGCACCGGACGAAGGCTGGAACGCGGCCATCCGCGTGCTGTCGATCGAACGCGCCACCAACCGCATGTACCGCCCCTGGCGCTTCGAATGCGAGCTGCGTCAGTTGCTCGCCGCGTGCAAATCCGACGCCCGCCTTGCGCTGTCATTGGACGATGGCTATGTGCAACGCCGCGTCGGTGACCTAGTTGCCGAGATCGACGGTTTGAAGGGGTTGGTGGAACTGACGGTGGATCGCATGCTGCGCGGTGAATCCATCGGCGCGCGGGGATCATTGACCAAGCTGTATTGGTCTGAATGCCATCAGGCGTTTGCCGGCCTGGCGCTATCGCTGCTGTCACAGGTAGGGCCGCATTCCAGCCCCTTGGCGCGGCGCGCGCAGCAGGCCTTTACCCACGCGTACCTGTTCGCGCGCGCCGAGACCATCTATGCCGGCACCACCGAAGTGCAGCTGGATGTGATTGCGCAGCGCGTCATGCAACTACCCAAGGATTTGACATGA
- a CDS encoding SOS response-associated peptidase, translated as MVVILPEGAYSDWLTAPADAAKEFLAPFPADKLVATPMK; from the coding sequence ATGGTCGTCATCCTGCCGGAGGGCGCGTACAGCGATTGGCTGACCGCGCCCGCTGACGCCGCCAAAGAATTCCTCGCGCCCTTCCCGGCGGATAAGCTGGTCGCCACCCCGATGAAGTGA